From a single Coriobacteriaceae bacterium genomic region:
- a CDS encoding formate hydrogenlyase maturation HycH family protein, producing MELTDRSGYFAGPGMLGGSFGDASRASDEAAEGVADPCLGHTPDQVVFYELTRKFVETEEDVPQEACDVLYYTLAVGHHTGVLDCFEPRLSVPVNVFYTLIDALPEGEAKTKFEAIRSFGECQLDKAAVPSLLEACDTLLDDRGFRGSAKAGISVFDDDFGLHAQQVAFLMKFRDLVERVRDVSGVYLTGRLQ from the coding sequence ATGGAGCTCACGGACCGCTCTGGTTACTTTGCGGGCCCCGGCATGCTCGGCGGCTCTTTTGGCGATGCCTCGCGCGCAAGCGACGAGGCCGCCGAGGGCGTCGCCGACCCCTGCCTGGGCCATACGCCCGACCAGGTGGTCTTCTATGAGCTCACGCGTAAGTTTGTGGAGACCGAGGAAGACGTTCCCCAGGAGGCCTGCGACGTGCTGTACTACACGCTCGCCGTGGGCCACCACACCGGCGTGCTCGACTGCTTTGAGCCGCGCCTGTCGGTGCCGGTGAACGTGTTCTATACGCTTATCGACGCGCTGCCGGAGGGGGAGGCCAAGACCAAGTTCGAGGCCATCCGCTCCTTTGGCGAGTGCCAGCTCGACAAGGCGGCGGTGCCGTCGCTGCTCGAGGCCTGTGACACGCTGCTCGACGATCGCGGTTTTCGCGGTTCGGCCAAGGCCGGCATCTCGGTGTTCGATGACGACTTTGGCCTGCATGCCCAGCAGGTTGCGTTCTTAATGAAGTTTCGCGATCTGGTTGAGCGCGTGCGCGATGTGTCGGGCGTGTATCTGACGGGGAGGTTGCAGTAA
- a CDS encoding formate hydrogenlyase complex iron-sulfur subunit codes for MLKLWKVNAKAGDATVKYPFAPFPTNKDMRGKPEHNAELCIACGACGVACPADAIRMDTDLAADTITWSIDYGRCIFCGRCEEACPMEAIKLTEEFELAVMSKDDLTSKSVYTLEHCSRCGKPFAPHKEIDYAKRLLQKAGGMEAEQAARTVGMCQECKRELDALRAASAVKTGNAAGMAANETLASGEPQGPGMEYLGGHGVNPEYIDRELNPDAPEIPAGPAPVEGIIMDFETKEE; via the coding sequence ATGCTGAAGCTTTGGAAGGTTAACGCCAAGGCCGGCGACGCGACGGTCAAGTACCCGTTTGCGCCGTTCCCCACCAATAAGGACATGCGCGGCAAGCCCGAGCACAATGCCGAGCTCTGCATCGCCTGCGGTGCCTGCGGCGTGGCGTGCCCGGCCGATGCCATTCGCATGGACACCGACCTTGCGGCCGATACCATTACCTGGTCGATCGACTACGGCCGCTGCATCTTTTGCGGCCGCTGCGAGGAAGCCTGCCCCATGGAGGCCATCAAGCTCACCGAGGAGTTTGAGCTTGCCGTCATGAGCAAGGACGACCTCACCAGCAAGAGCGTCTATACGCTCGAGCACTGCTCGCGCTGCGGCAAGCCGTTTGCCCCGCACAAGGAGATCGACTACGCAAAGCGCCTGCTGCAAAAGGCCGGCGGCATGGAGGCCGAGCAGGCTGCCCGTACCGTCGGTATGTGCCAGGAGTGCAAGCGCGAGCTCGACGCCCTGCGCGCCGCCTCGGCCGTAAAGACCGGCAACGCTGCCGGCATGGCTGCCAACGAGACGCTTGCGTCCGGTGAGCCCCAGGGCCCCGGCATGGAGTATCTGGGCGGCCACGGCGTGAACCCGGAGTATATCGACCGCGAGCTCAACCCCGATGCGCCCGAGATTCCCGCCGGTCCGGCGCCGGTCGAGGGCATCATCATGGATTTTGAAACGAAGGAGGAGTAA
- a CDS encoding hydrogenase large subunit has product MIETENKVYARRCESHVEALRRAVPGCIEKVEWQCEDQLTITVKQDKLPEAVHYLYYERYGWIPVIVGNDERSLCGRYAVYYVISMEGEDPGWVTVRAEVDPAKMTFPSVTPFVPACVWGERELRDMFGLIPEGLPDRRRLVLPDDWPSGLYPLRKDSMDYRFRPAPASDMENYEFLADTKGKETTLVPMGPLHITSDEPGHFRLFVEGETIVDADYRLFYVHRGMEKVAETRLNYDAVTFLADRICGICGCAHSAAYAEAVERAQGIHVPPRAQYIRAIMLEVERLHSHLLNIGLASHYTGFDSGFQQFFRVREKSMDLAEKLSGHRKTYGLNVIGGVRRDILAEQKLSTLTTIHQLRSEVQELVDVLLSTPNFIERTSGIGILDRKIARDFSPVGPLMRGSGYARDVRFDHPFDGYADPDVQKMHAATADTCDAFGRTAVRIQEVYDSIDMIETMLENCPSGPILTTDWEYTPHKYAIGATEAPRGEDVHWAMLGNNQKCYRWRAKAATYSNWPVLRYMFRGNTVGDAALIVGSLDPCYSCTDRVTVTDVAAKRDHVLDKEQFENVWRDKSPLAGEGTLAAPLDEEAL; this is encoded by the coding sequence ATGATTGAAACTGAGAACAAGGTGTATGCCCGTCGCTGCGAGAGCCATGTCGAGGCCCTGCGCCGCGCCGTTCCGGGCTGCATCGAGAAGGTTGAGTGGCAGTGCGAGGACCAGCTGACGATCACCGTCAAGCAGGACAAGCTGCCCGAGGCCGTCCACTACCTGTACTACGAGCGCTACGGCTGGATTCCCGTGATTGTCGGCAACGACGAGCGCTCCCTGTGCGGCCGTTACGCCGTGTACTACGTCATCTCCATGGAGGGGGAGGACCCCGGCTGGGTTACCGTGCGTGCCGAGGTCGACCCCGCTAAGATGACGTTCCCGTCCGTGACGCCGTTCGTCCCCGCCTGCGTGTGGGGCGAGCGCGAGCTGCGCGATATGTTCGGCCTGATTCCCGAGGGTTTGCCCGACCGTCGCCGCCTGGTGCTTCCCGATGACTGGCCCAGTGGCCTGTACCCGCTGCGCAAGGACTCCATGGACTACCGCTTCCGTCCCGCTCCCGCGAGCGACATGGAAAACTATGAGTTCTTGGCCGACACCAAGGGCAAGGAGACCACGCTCGTCCCCATGGGCCCGCTGCACATTACCTCCGACGAGCCCGGCCACTTCCGCCTGTTTGTCGAGGGCGAGACGATCGTCGATGCCGACTACCGTCTGTTCTACGTGCACCGCGGCATGGAGAAGGTCGCCGAGACGCGCCTGAACTATGACGCCGTCACGTTCCTCGCCGACCGCATCTGCGGCATCTGCGGCTGCGCCCACTCGGCGGCCTATGCCGAGGCCGTCGAGCGCGCCCAGGGCATTCATGTCCCGCCGCGCGCCCAGTACATCCGCGCCATCATGCTCGAGGTTGAGCGCCTGCACTCGCATCTGCTCAACATTGGCCTGGCGTCGCACTACACGGGCTTCGACTCCGGCTTCCAGCAGTTCTTCCGCGTCCGCGAGAAGTCCATGGACCTGGCCGAGAAGCTCTCCGGTCACCGCAAGACCTACGGCCTCAACGTGATTGGCGGCGTGCGTCGCGACATTTTGGCTGAGCAGAAGCTCTCCACGCTCACGACCATCCACCAGCTGCGCTCCGAGGTTCAGGAGCTCGTCGACGTGCTGCTCTCCACGCCCAACTTTATTGAGCGTACGAGCGGTATCGGCATCTTGGACCGCAAGATTGCACGCGACTTCTCGCCGGTCGGCCCGCTCATGCGTGGCTCGGGCTATGCCCGCGACGTGCGCTTTGACCATCCCTTCGACGGCTACGCCGATCCGGACGTCCAAAAGATGCACGCCGCCACGGCCGACACCTGCGACGCCTTCGGCCGTACCGCCGTCCGCATCCAGGAGGTCTACGATTCGATCGACATGATCGAGACCATGCTCGAGAACTGCCCGTCGGGCCCCATCCTCACCACGGATTGGGAGTACACCCCGCACAAGTACGCCATCGGCGCCACCGAGGCGCCGCGCGGCGAGGACGTGCACTGGGCCATGCTCGGCAATAACCAGAAGTGCTACCGCTGGCGCGCCAAGGCCGCCACGTACAGCAACTGGCCGGTCCTGCGCTACATGTTCCGCGGCAACACCGTGGGCGACGCGGCGCTGATCGTCGGCTCGCTCGACCCGTGCTACTCCTGCACCGATCGCGTGACGGTGACCGATGTCGCCGCCAAGCGCGACCACGTGCTCGACAAGGAGCAGTTCGAGAACGTCTGGCGCGACAAGTCGCCGCTTGCGGGCGAGGGCACCTTGGCCGCTCCGCTCGATGAGGAGGCGCTCTAA
- a CDS encoding hydrogenase 4 subunit F, which produces METLILALLATPLVFSLVMAFLPKNTSYNVFAGLNLVSVAAVLVLSIMTAGDVLMSGETASALGLWFHLDSLGAIFVLLIGFIGFLTGLFSLPYVKADIEEGSMPAERAKQYFALFSLFVFTMLLACLSNNMILTWAAVEATTLSTVFLVGIYKNKTALEASWKYAMVCTAGVAFGLFGTLLIYANAADVIPNAHEAAFLSCVLPYADQFDPTLMRLAFAFIVIGFGTKAGLFPMHTWLPDAHSQAPSPVSALLSGVLLKCAMLVIMRFYGFTIQAVGAEYPQLLLLIVGTLSILVAALSMFRQDDLKRRFAYSSVENVGVIALCLGIGGPLGIAAALLHCVFHGFTKTLAFCVSGNIQHAFGTRSLAKIQGVVEVAPATAALAILALLGLAAFPPFGMFISEFLTFVAGVTAGPMWLVVVVALGLTVAISALTRIALKSVFGHAPQGMGKHEAPALMLIPEIILAVMILWFGIATPLPLVHGVETATGIVLEQSTEELHATPMYRAVFGTETAQSEVE; this is translated from the coding sequence ATGGAAACGTTGATTCTCGCCCTGCTCGCGACTCCTTTGGTGTTCTCGCTGGTCATGGCGTTTTTGCCCAAGAACACGTCCTATAACGTGTTTGCCGGTCTCAACCTGGTCTCCGTCGCAGCCGTCCTGGTGCTGTCGATTATGACGGCCGGCGACGTCCTTATGAGCGGCGAAACCGCGAGCGCTCTTGGCCTGTGGTTCCACCTCGATTCGCTGGGCGCCATCTTTGTGCTGCTCATCGGCTTTATCGGTTTTCTTACGGGGCTGTTCTCGCTGCCCTATGTAAAGGCCGATATCGAGGAGGGCTCCATGCCCGCCGAGCGCGCCAAGCAGTATTTTGCGCTGTTTAGCCTGTTTGTGTTCACCATGCTGCTCGCGTGCCTGTCCAACAACATGATCCTCACGTGGGCCGCCGTGGAGGCAACCACGCTTTCCACTGTGTTCCTGGTGGGTATCTACAAGAACAAGACGGCCCTCGAGGCTTCTTGGAAGTATGCGATGGTCTGTACCGCCGGCGTGGCATTTGGCCTGTTCGGTACGCTGCTGATCTACGCCAACGCCGCCGACGTGATTCCCAACGCCCACGAGGCCGCATTCCTGTCGTGCGTGCTGCCGTATGCCGACCAGTTCGACCCGACGCTCATGCGCCTCGCCTTTGCGTTTATCGTGATCGGCTTTGGCACCAAGGCTGGCCTGTTCCCCATGCACACTTGGCTGCCCGATGCCCACTCTCAGGCTCCGAGTCCTGTCTCGGCCCTGCTCTCGGGTGTTCTGCTTAAGTGTGCCATGCTTGTGATCATGCGCTTCTACGGCTTTACCATCCAGGCCGTGGGTGCCGAGTATCCGCAACTTCTGCTGTTGATCGTCGGCACGCTGTCCATTTTGGTGGCGGCACTCTCGATGTTTCGCCAGGACGACCTCAAGCGCCGCTTTGCGTACTCGTCTGTGGAGAACGTGGGCGTTATCGCCCTGTGCCTGGGTATCGGTGGCCCGCTGGGTATCGCCGCGGCCCTGCTGCACTGCGTGTTCCACGGCTTTACCAAGACGCTTGCCTTCTGCGTGTCCGGCAACATCCAGCACGCCTTTGGCACGCGTAGCCTGGCCAAGATCCAGGGCGTCGTCGAGGTTGCGCCCGCAACCGCCGCGCTCGCCATCCTGGCGCTGCTCGGCCTTGCCGCCTTCCCGCCCTTTGGCATGTTCATCTCTGAGTTCCTGACTTTTGTCGCCGGTGTTACCGCCGGTCCCATGTGGCTGGTCGTCGTGGTCGCCCTCGGTCTTACCGTGGCCATCTCCGCGCTCACCCGTATCGCACTCAAGTCGGTATTCGGCCATGCGCCCCAGGGCATGGGCAAGCATGAGGCCCCGGCGCTCATGCTTATCCCCGAAATCATCCTGGCTGTCATGATCTTGTGGTTTGGCATTGCCACCCCGCTGCCCCTCGTGCACGGTGTGGAGACCGCTACCGGCATCGTGCTCGAGCAGAGCACCGAGGAACTTCACGCGACGCCGATGTACCGCGCTGTGTTCGGTACCGAGACCGCTCAGAGCGAGGTGGAGTAA
- a CDS encoding NADH-quinone oxidoreductase subunit B family protein, translating into MAEPTLLPERLQYRPTKIELDESIEKAKATLLKKIKRSVYVYRVDCGGCNGCEIEIFGSITPVFDVERFGIKVVPSPRHADVLLYTGAVTRAMRMPALRAFEAAPDPKIVVSYGACGCTGGIFYDNYCVWGGTDKILPVDVYIPGCPPSPAQTIYGFAMALGLLDQKLHAETTVEAAGEQADILHPGVPYKLRVAIEREARAMSGYRYGRDLANEFMDTLEGAPKGDIRGAMALLIDKQDDPRRVEVYSALQDLVLAGGR; encoded by the coding sequence ATGGCCGAACCCACGCTTTTGCCCGAGCGGCTCCAGTACCGCCCGACCAAGATCGAGCTCGACGAGAGCATCGAGAAGGCCAAGGCGACCCTTCTTAAGAAGATCAAGCGCTCGGTGTACGTCTACCGTGTTGACTGCGGCGGCTGCAACGGCTGCGAGATCGAGATCTTCGGTTCCATCACGCCCGTCTTCGACGTCGAGCGCTTTGGCATCAAGGTCGTGCCCTCGCCCCGTCACGCCGATGTGCTGCTGTACACCGGCGCCGTAACGCGTGCCATGCGCATGCCGGCCCTGCGCGCCTTTGAGGCCGCACCCGATCCCAAGATCGTGGTGTCCTATGGCGCGTGCGGCTGCACCGGCGGCATCTTCTACGACAACTACTGCGTCTGGGGTGGCACGGACAAGATCTTGCCGGTCGATGTCTATATCCCCGGCTGCCCGCCCAGCCCCGCGCAGACCATCTACGGCTTTGCCATGGCACTTGGCCTGCTGGACCAAAAGCTCCATGCCGAGACCACGGTGGAGGCCGCCGGCGAGCAGGCCGATATCCTGCACCCCGGCGTGCCGTACAAGCTGCGCGTTGCCATCGAGCGCGAGGCTCGCGCCATGAGCGGCTACCGTTACGGCCGCGACTTGGCCAACGAGTTTATGGATACGCTCGAGGGCGCGCCCAAGGGCGATATCCGCGGTGCCATGGCGCTGCTCATCGACAAGCAGGATGATCCTCGCCGCGTTGAGGTGTACTCGGCGTTACAGGATCTGGTACTGGCCGGAGGTCGCTAG
- the hycI gene encoding hydrogenase maturation peptidase HycI, translated as MGRVVDGRVNDAPFAGIVLTAGSVLRADDAAGPVLSKKMEDTPIAGWYTIDGGQTPEDDIIEVKRERPPRLVLVDAADMALPVGAIRLLDKTDVARKSMFTTHSLPLSILIEEIEQSCEDIVFIGIQPGDTEFYNPMSPEVFDAVDAVYDAVAANDFSHFVRLGQEQ; from the coding sequence ATGGGTCGCGTTGTGGATGGCCGTGTGAACGACGCCCCGTTTGCGGGCATTGTGCTCACGGCGGGAAGCGTGCTGCGCGCCGACGATGCCGCTGGCCCCGTGCTCTCCAAAAAGATGGAGGACACGCCCATCGCCGGTTGGTACACCATCGACGGTGGTCAGACGCCCGAGGACGACATCATCGAGGTCAAGCGCGAGCGTCCGCCGCGCCTAGTGTTGGTCGATGCCGCCGACATGGCGCTGCCCGTCGGTGCCATCCGCCTGCTCGATAAGACCGACGTCGCGCGCAAGTCGATGTTCACCACGCATTCGCTTCCCTTGTCGATTCTGATCGAAGAGATTGAGCAATCGTGCGAAGATATCGTCTTCATAGGGATTCAGCCGGGCGACACGGAGTTCTACAACCCCATGTCCCCGGAAGTCTTTGACGCCGTCGACGCCGTGTACGACGCCGTGGCCGCCAACGACTTTTCCCACTTTGTCCGCTTGGGACAAGAGCAATAG